A part of Saliniradius amylolyticus genomic DNA contains:
- a CDS encoding LysR family transcriptional regulator, which translates to MAPEKLQRDMIARMKLKHLKLLVTVGEQCNIFKAAQLMNMAQPAATKIIRDIENTYELQLFNRTSRGVIPTLYGEVLIRHAKLVLSQIKHVSEELTSLQSGLSGHVTVGTLITASLTLLPKALVRLRAERPNVYITVVEGTQDRLLPSLVQGDLDMVVGRLPEHQDYDGLTTIQLYEEPAYIVARSGHPLSNRGTLELADIVNESWILPSPQTYLRRELDQSFRDQGLPSPQPVVESVSVLTNRTLLTETDMIAVMPGQVFHQYEKAGELCRLPVPHLQQLGPVGITMRSKDNLTPAAHSLMEDLQLVSEELI; encoded by the coding sequence ATGGCACCGGAAAAATTACAGCGGGATATGATCGCCCGAATGAAGCTCAAACACCTGAAATTGCTGGTGACCGTCGGCGAGCAATGCAATATATTCAAAGCCGCCCAATTGATGAACATGGCACAACCAGCCGCCACCAAGATCATCAGAGACATCGAAAACACGTATGAGTTGCAGTTGTTTAACCGGACCTCTCGGGGGGTGATTCCGACGCTCTATGGAGAGGTATTAATCCGGCACGCAAAGCTGGTGCTGTCTCAAATCAAGCATGTGAGTGAAGAACTCACCTCATTACAAAGCGGACTGTCCGGCCATGTAACTGTGGGGACGCTGATAACGGCCAGCCTGACTCTGCTTCCCAAAGCACTGGTAAGACTGAGGGCCGAGCGGCCCAATGTTTATATCACAGTGGTAGAGGGGACACAGGACCGACTTCTTCCATCACTGGTGCAAGGTGACCTGGATATGGTTGTGGGTCGTTTGCCCGAGCACCAGGACTACGACGGGCTCACCACGATCCAGCTATACGAAGAGCCTGCCTACATCGTTGCCCGCTCAGGCCACCCTCTGAGTAATCGTGGCACTCTGGAGCTGGCGGATATCGTCAACGAGTCCTGGATTTTGCCATCCCCCCAGACTTATCTGCGACGAGAACTTGATCAGAGTTTCCGCGATCAAGGCCTGCCATCACCGCAGCCAGTGGTGGAGTCAGTCTCCGTGTTAACCAATCGAACGCTACTGACAGAAACCGACATGATAGCCGTGATGCCGGGACAAGTATTTCACCAGTATGAAAAAGCCGGGGAGTTATGCCGACTTCCCGTGCCACACTTACAGCAGCTTGGGCCGGTAGGCATCACAATGCGCTCCAAAGATAACTTAACCCCGGCAGCTCACTCTTTGATGGAGGACTTACAGCTGGTGAGTGAAGAACTGATTTAA
- a CDS encoding 2-keto-4-pentenoate hydratase: MTNQQAQTMKLAEVVDSAASSAQAIPQLSHDYPQLNVAQAYQIQTASLEHRLARGEKLVGIKMGFTSRAKMVQMGVDDLIWGRLTDKMQLVEGGTTSMSRFIHPRIEPEIAFRLKKNIKGYINLSQAMEAVDGIAPAMEIIDSRYTNFNFSLPDVIADNSSSSGFVLGQWHSPNVDISNQAMIMEFNGRAVQIGSSSAILGNPYRSLVEAARLAAESGLCLEAGHTVLAGAATAAHPLAAGDHVCLHTGTLGKVEITLEADND; the protein is encoded by the coding sequence ATGACCAATCAGCAAGCTCAGACTATGAAACTGGCCGAAGTGGTCGACTCGGCCGCTTCGTCCGCGCAGGCTATTCCGCAGCTTAGTCATGATTATCCCCAATTAAACGTTGCCCAAGCCTATCAGATTCAAACCGCCAGTCTTGAGCACCGTTTAGCCCGGGGTGAAAAGCTGGTGGGTATTAAGATGGGTTTTACCAGCCGTGCAAAAATGGTGCAGATGGGGGTCGACGACCTTATTTGGGGACGCCTGACCGATAAAATGCAACTGGTAGAAGGCGGAACTACCTCTATGTCGCGCTTCATTCATCCGCGCATTGAGCCGGAGATCGCTTTCCGTCTGAAAAAAAACATCAAGGGCTATATCAACCTCTCTCAGGCAATGGAAGCGGTTGACGGAATTGCCCCCGCAATGGAAATCATTGATTCACGCTACACCAACTTTAACTTCTCGCTGCCGGATGTGATTGCGGACAACTCTTCTTCATCGGGTTTTGTGCTGGGCCAATGGCATTCTCCCAATGTGGACATTAGTAATCAGGCCATGATCATGGAATTTAATGGTCGCGCAGTGCAGATCGGATCATCTTCGGCCATTCTGGGAAATCCATATCGCTCACTGGTCGAGGCCGCTCGTCTGGCTGCCGAGTCGGGGCTGTGTCTGGAAGCGGGCCATACGGTTCTGGCTGGTGCAGCAACGGCTGCTCATCCTCTGGCAGCCGGAGATCATGTTTGCTTGCACACCGGCACCCTAGGAAAGGTAGAAATCACCTTGGAGGCAGACAATGACTAA
- a CDS encoding Dam family site-specific DNA-(adenine-N6)-methyltransferase, protein MKNTKCRAFLKWAGGKYSLIESIRQSLPEGRRLVEPFVGAGSVFLNTDFQHYWLNDINPDLIALYRILQQQPEEYVRDARAFFNSDTNQKERYYALREEFNLTQDSYHRSLLFLYLNRHGYNGLCRYNLSGKFNVPFGRYKKPYFPERELYHFAEKAQQATFTCLPFTEVFEQLGRQDVVYCDPPYAPISQTANFTSYATKGFSMAQQQELAEQAHRAAKESRVPVLISNHDTEQTRTIYQQASRLTRRLKVSRYISQKGHKRSKVDELFAFYEPARINLTTNTSTNTNAVTKTTPVIK, encoded by the coding sequence ATGAAGAATACTAAATGCCGGGCCTTCCTGAAGTGGGCCGGTGGCAAATACAGTCTGATCGAGTCAATCCGGCAGTCCCTGCCTGAGGGGAGGCGGCTTGTGGAGCCTTTTGTTGGGGCGGGGTCGGTGTTTTTGAATACTGATTTTCAGCATTACTGGCTCAATGATATTAACCCGGATCTGATCGCACTCTATCGAATCCTGCAGCAGCAACCCGAAGAGTATGTTCGTGACGCCAGAGCTTTTTTTAATAGTGATACGAATCAGAAAGAGCGCTATTACGCCCTGCGTGAAGAATTTAACCTGACTCAGGATAGCTACCACCGTAGCCTGCTGTTCTTGTATCTCAACCGTCATGGCTACAACGGCCTTTGTCGCTATAATCTATCCGGTAAGTTTAATGTGCCCTTCGGGCGCTATAAGAAGCCTTATTTCCCGGAGCGGGAGCTGTACCATTTTGCCGAGAAAGCTCAACAAGCGACTTTCACCTGTTTGCCCTTTACGGAAGTTTTTGAGCAATTGGGAAGACAGGATGTGGTCTATTGTGATCCGCCCTATGCGCCCATCAGTCAAACAGCTAATTTCACCAGCTACGCTACAAAAGGGTTTTCTATGGCGCAACAGCAGGAGTTGGCCGAGCAGGCACATAGAGCTGCTAAAGAATCACGGGTGCCCGTGCTGATCAGCAATCATGACACCGAGCAAACCCGCACCATTTACCAGCAGGCCAGTCGATTAACGCGGAGACTGAAGGTGAGTCGCTATATTAGCCAGAAGGGGCATAAGCGGTCCAAAGTGGATGAATTGTTCGCGTTTTATGAGCCGGCCAGGATCAACTTAACCACAAACACCAGTACTAATACGAACGCTGTGACAAAGACAACCCCAGTGATTAAGTAG
- a CDS encoding 2-hydroxymuconic semialdehyde dehydrogenase → MTDKVIKNYVGGAFVDSGTYFDNIDPVNGNVLAKVSEANRAMVKQAVAASRKALNGPWGRMSVQQRTALLHKVADGIEARFDEFVEAEMADTGKSYQQASTIDIPRGAANFRIFADMVKTASNESFHTDTNDGAGALNYSVRRPLGVVAVVAPWNLPLLLLTWKLAPALACGNCIVAKPSEETPSSATLLAEVMDEAGVPAGVFNLVHGFGPNSAGEFLTSDPGINAITFTGESRTGSAIMRAAAETVKPLSFELGGKNAAIVFDDADFDKALEGTVRSVFTNGGQVCLCTERVYVQRGLFDKFVEGMKQKAEALKIGWPTEKDTDMGPLISFEHRDKVLSYYRLAEKEGAQFVTGGGVPVFGDQRDKGAWVEPTIITGLSEDARCVKEEIFGPVCHITPFDTEEEAISMANNSQYGLAAAIWTRNISRGHRVAQQMEAGMVWVNTWYLRDLRTPFGGVKLSGIGREGGSHSLNFYAEPSNICIKL, encoded by the coding sequence ATGACCGACAAAGTAATAAAGAATTATGTTGGCGGAGCGTTTGTCGATAGTGGCACCTATTTCGACAATATTGATCCGGTGAACGGAAATGTCCTTGCCAAGGTGTCCGAAGCCAACCGGGCAATGGTAAAACAGGCGGTTGCAGCATCTCGAAAGGCGTTAAATGGTCCCTGGGGACGGATGAGCGTGCAACAACGAACGGCTCTGCTGCACAAGGTTGCCGATGGCATTGAAGCGCGCTTTGATGAGTTCGTTGAAGCTGAAATGGCCGACACCGGTAAATCCTATCAGCAAGCATCGACGATCGACATCCCCCGAGGTGCGGCTAATTTTCGTATTTTTGCTGACATGGTGAAGACCGCTTCCAATGAAAGCTTTCATACCGATACCAATGACGGTGCTGGGGCGCTTAACTACAGTGTGAGACGCCCTCTCGGTGTTGTAGCTGTCGTTGCCCCATGGAACCTACCCCTGTTATTACTGACGTGGAAATTGGCACCGGCTCTGGCTTGTGGCAACTGTATTGTCGCCAAACCCTCTGAAGAAACACCATCCAGCGCAACACTGCTGGCAGAGGTGATGGATGAAGCGGGAGTGCCAGCGGGGGTCTTTAACCTTGTGCATGGCTTTGGACCAAACTCTGCAGGCGAGTTCCTGACGTCCGACCCGGGCATTAATGCCATTACTTTCACCGGCGAATCGCGAACCGGCAGCGCCATCATGCGAGCTGCGGCTGAGACAGTGAAGCCCTTGTCGTTTGAACTTGGCGGTAAAAATGCGGCGATTGTTTTTGACGATGCCGATTTCGATAAGGCGCTGGAAGGCACGGTACGTTCTGTATTTACCAATGGCGGCCAAGTGTGTCTGTGCACCGAGCGGGTGTATGTTCAGCGCGGTCTGTTCGACAAGTTCGTTGAGGGCATGAAGCAAAAAGCAGAGGCCCTGAAAATTGGTTGGCCCACCGAGAAAGATACGGATATGGGACCCCTGATCTCATTTGAGCACAGAGATAAAGTGCTGTCATATTATCGCCTGGCAGAGAAAGAGGGAGCTCAGTTTGTCACTGGCGGTGGGGTCCCAGTATTTGGCGACCAAAGAGATAAAGGCGCCTGGGTCGAACCAACGATCATCACCGGGTTATCGGAAGACGCTCGTTGCGTTAAAGAAGAAATCTTTGGTCCTGTCTGCCACATCACCCCCTTTGATACAGAGGAAGAAGCCATTTCGATGGCAAACAACAGCCAATACGGACTGGCGGCCGCTATTTGGACCCGGAATATCAGTCGAGGCCACAGAGTAGCTCAACAAATGGAAGCCGGAATGGTCTGGGTGAACACCTGGTATTTGCGCGACCTGCGCACCCCTTTTGGCGGTGTCAAATTATCCGGCATTGGTCGCGAGGGAGGGAGTCACTCTCTGAACTTCTACGCCGAACCTAGCAATATTTGTATCAAGTTATAA
- a CDS encoding RidA family protein, which yields MTNQSTLVKGKATPRGKFPHIKRAGDFLFVSGTSSRLPDNTIVGAEVDAMGTTNLDIQAQTKAVIENIRDILAAEGAGLEDVVEISTFLVNMNDFGGYNRVYSEYFDTEGPTRTTVAVHQLPHPHLLIEIKAVAFKPVSQS from the coding sequence ATGACTAATCAATCGACCTTAGTGAAAGGCAAAGCCACTCCCAGGGGTAAGTTTCCACATATTAAACGAGCGGGAGACTTTCTGTTTGTCTCGGGCACCAGCTCGCGCCTGCCAGATAATACCATTGTGGGTGCTGAGGTGGATGCGATGGGCACCACGAATTTAGATATTCAGGCCCAAACCAAGGCGGTAATAGAGAATATCCGTGACATTCTGGCTGCCGAAGGGGCTGGGCTGGAAGATGTGGTCGAGATCTCCACCTTCTTAGTCAATATGAACGACTTTGGCGGATACAACCGGGTCTACTCCGAGTACTTTGATACCGAGGGTCCTACCCGAACCACTGTCGCAGTGCACCAGTTGCCACATCCTCACCTACTCATTGAAATAAAGGCCGTGGCTTTCAAGCCCGTCTCACAGTCCTAA
- the trpS gene encoding tryptophan--tRNA ligase produces the protein MSKPIVLSGCQPSGQLTIGNYMGALRQWVAMQSDHDCLYMLVDLHAITVRQDPLALHEATLDGLALYLACGIDPAKSTLFVQSHVPEHAQLAWVLNCYTQMGELNRMTQFKDKSSRHTNNINVGLYSYPVLQAADILLYQADQVPVGEDQKQHLELTRNVAIRFNNLYGEVFKIPEPNIPQSGARIMSLQDPTKKMSKSDDNQNNFVGLLEDPKKITKKIKRAVTDSDEQARIYFDQEQKSGVSNLLTLLSGATGRSIDDLVPDYEDKMYGHLKGDVADAVVSLVEPIQQKYHELRQDKAELERVMREGAEKAGAQASQTLKAAYEALGFVARP, from the coding sequence ATGAGCAAACCCATTGTATTGAGTGGATGCCAGCCGTCCGGACAATTAACCATCGGTAATTACATGGGGGCGCTGCGTCAGTGGGTAGCTATGCAGTCCGATCACGACTGTCTTTACATGTTGGTGGATTTACATGCCATCACCGTGCGCCAGGATCCACTGGCCCTGCATGAAGCGACTCTGGACGGCCTGGCGTTATATCTGGCCTGTGGCATCGACCCCGCCAAGAGCACCTTGTTTGTGCAGTCCCATGTGCCTGAGCATGCCCAACTTGCCTGGGTACTGAATTGCTATACCCAGATGGGTGAGCTGAATCGTATGACCCAGTTCAAGGACAAGTCCAGTCGTCATACCAATAACATCAATGTGGGCCTGTATAGTTATCCGGTGTTACAGGCGGCAGATATCCTGCTGTATCAGGCGGATCAGGTACCCGTTGGCGAGGATCAGAAACAGCATCTGGAACTCACGCGTAATGTGGCCATCCGATTCAATAACCTGTACGGAGAGGTATTTAAGATACCTGAGCCGAACATTCCACAGTCCGGGGCGCGGATTATGAGCCTGCAGGACCCTACCAAGAAGATGTCCAAGTCCGACGACAACCAGAATAACTTTGTTGGTTTGTTGGAAGATCCTAAGAAAATCACCAAGAAGATTAAACGTGCAGTCACCGACTCCGACGAGCAGGCCAGAATCTATTTCGATCAGGAACAAAAATCCGGAGTGTCCAACCTGCTGACGTTACTGTCTGGTGCCACCGGTCGTAGCATCGACGACTTGGTACCGGACTATGAAGACAAGATGTACGGCCACTTAAAAGGCGATGTGGCTGATGCTGTGGTATCTCTGGTGGAACCCATCCAGCAGAAATATCATGAGCTACGTCAGGACAAAGCTGAGCTGGAACGAGTGATGCGTGAGGGCGCGGAAAAAGCGGGTGCCCAGGCCTCGCAGACGCTCAAGGCGGCATACGAGGCCCTGGGTTTTGTGGCGAGACCTTAA
- a CDS encoding SPOR domain-containing protein, whose protein sequence is MRKAFGDLHKRLIHLTNYVSGMVIIGGNQAAAQSRFMRDFISEQSDAVNLAYLHGKTQTTEAQYRQQLLTQLLGRAEDDHSSLTHQLGSLLGQQQQVLIAISGADHLSNKLVKELWHLARNAESIEDGHLAIILAGEQEWADAVRHHLDGSHLPVFVPYDFSEGSEAEAPEPSQLDRLIADKRRAFSERLRQRQDQTQNTKSTKSNKPILMMVAALVFMGCFGGLLLWLYPELLTNVGEVPEESRVRVQSDAEPSLPADTIEKEPEQAGSDEPPLVAEPESDKVVTDWQTAVKEITPVEDVEQPQQEESTEPEPPADRQQNEPSPADTSSQTQPAVAELPQYAWNEAQILTLPKSHYVLQLSAASQSEVLSDFRQRHDLSDALRYRTNRYGGHWHVLVSSDSYASLDEARQALAALPQPLQQEGAFAKRVAQVHKEIQQGYAEQTDE, encoded by the coding sequence GTGCGTAAGGCTTTTGGTGATCTGCATAAACGCTTGATTCACCTGACCAACTATGTGTCGGGTATGGTGATTATTGGTGGCAATCAAGCCGCAGCCCAGAGCCGCTTTATGCGCGACTTCATCAGTGAACAGAGTGATGCCGTCAATCTTGCCTATCTGCATGGCAAAACTCAGACCACAGAAGCTCAGTATCGTCAGCAGTTGCTGACCCAGCTTCTGGGTCGGGCGGAGGATGATCACAGTTCCCTTACCCATCAACTGGGTAGCTTACTCGGGCAGCAACAACAGGTGTTAATTGCCATCTCCGGTGCTGATCACCTTTCCAATAAGCTGGTAAAAGAACTCTGGCACCTCGCGCGCAATGCCGAATCCATCGAAGACGGTCACTTGGCGATTATCCTTGCCGGCGAGCAGGAGTGGGCCGATGCGGTGCGGCATCATTTGGATGGCAGTCACCTGCCGGTTTTCGTTCCTTATGATTTCAGCGAAGGAAGCGAAGCGGAGGCACCAGAGCCGTCCCAGTTAGACCGACTGATTGCCGACAAACGCCGCGCCTTCAGTGAACGCCTTCGGCAACGACAGGATCAAACCCAGAACACAAAGAGCACCAAAAGTAACAAGCCCATATTGATGATGGTGGCGGCGCTCGTATTTATGGGGTGTTTCGGTGGGTTGCTATTATGGCTTTATCCGGAGTTACTGACCAACGTGGGTGAGGTACCTGAGGAAAGCCGAGTCCGGGTTCAAAGCGATGCTGAGCCATCACTGCCTGCCGACACCATTGAGAAGGAACCCGAGCAGGCAGGTAGTGACGAGCCTCCATTAGTCGCTGAGCCAGAAAGTGATAAGGTCGTCACAGACTGGCAAACCGCGGTGAAGGAGATTACGCCGGTCGAAGATGTGGAACAACCACAGCAGGAAGAGTCGACGGAGCCTGAACCACCGGCCGATAGACAGCAGAATGAACCCAGTCCAGCGGACACATCGTCGCAAACCCAGCCAGCAGTTGCAGAGTTACCGCAGTATGCCTGGAACGAAGCGCAGATACTGACTTTGCCTAAGTCTCATTATGTGTTGCAGCTATCGGCGGCCAGCCAAAGTGAGGTGCTCAGTGACTTTCGCCAACGCCATGACCTCTCCGATGCGCTGCGCTATCGCACCAATCGATACGGCGGTCATTGGCATGTACTGGTCAGTTCAGACAGTTATGCGTCGTTGGACGAGGCCAGACAAGCTTTGGCAGCATTGCCTCAGCCTCTGCAGCAGGAAGGGGCTTTTGCCAAGCGCGTGGCACAGGTACACAAAGAGATCCAACAAGGGTATGCTGAACAAACCGATGAGTAA
- the mhpD gene encoding 2-keto-4-pentenoate hydratase, with protein MSYTQNEQRAAEALRYSQQQRQACEPVRELLAGGGIDAAYRVQQINTDYAQQQGCRLVGRKIGLTSKVVQTQLGVDQPDFGALFADMAVCEGEEIAMSRLMQPKIEGEVALVLESDLAMDNPTIADVISASAYVLPALEIVDSRVANWDIRIEDTVADNASSGLFVLGGTPKLLNQVDLKACGMSLFRRGEPVSTGAGQACLGHPLSAAVWLAKTMSRLEQPLRTGDIILTGALGPMVPVQAGDVFDCEISGLGSVRASFAKEGV; from the coding sequence ATGAGTTATACCCAAAACGAACAGCGGGCTGCAGAAGCTTTGCGCTACTCTCAACAGCAGAGACAGGCCTGTGAGCCCGTACGTGAATTGTTGGCAGGTGGCGGAATTGATGCTGCCTATCGAGTGCAGCAAATTAATACTGACTATGCTCAGCAACAAGGGTGCCGTCTGGTTGGTCGCAAGATTGGACTGACATCAAAAGTGGTGCAAACCCAGCTGGGAGTGGATCAACCCGACTTTGGTGCACTGTTCGCGGACATGGCCGTGTGTGAAGGCGAGGAGATCGCCATGTCGCGCCTTATGCAGCCCAAAATTGAAGGAGAAGTGGCGCTTGTGCTGGAGAGTGATCTGGCAATGGATAATCCAACCATCGCGGATGTTATTAGTGCTTCAGCCTATGTGTTACCAGCATTGGAAATTGTCGATAGCCGAGTCGCTAACTGGGATATTCGTATAGAAGACACCGTGGCTGATAATGCTTCCAGTGGACTATTCGTCCTTGGCGGAACGCCCAAGTTGCTGAATCAGGTTGATTTGAAAGCCTGTGGAATGTCGTTATTCCGACGCGGAGAGCCAGTATCTACCGGTGCCGGACAGGCATGTCTCGGTCATCCTCTCAGTGCAGCGGTTTGGCTGGCAAAAACCATGAGCCGCTTGGAGCAGCCATTGCGTACTGGCGACATCATATTAACAGGTGCATTAGGACCTATGGTCCCTGTTCAGGCGGGAGACGTTTTTGATTGTGAGATCTCCGGCTTAGGCTCGGTTCGCGCCAGCTTTGCTAAGGAGGGTGTATGA
- the rpe gene encoding ribulose-phosphate 3-epimerase produces the protein MQPYFIAPSILSADFARLGEEVDAVLAAGADVIHFDVMDNHYVPNLTFGPQVCQSLRDYGITADIDVHLMVKPVDSLIQMFAEAGASMISFHPEASEHVDRSIQLIQSHGCKAGLVLNPATPLTYLDYTLDKLDYVLVMSVNPGFGGQQFIPSTLDKLKQVRQRIEASGRDIRLEVDGGIKVDNIRAAAEAGADMFVAGSAIFNQTDYAQVISQMRTELNKTSLC, from the coding sequence ATGCAGCCTTATTTTATCGCCCCTTCTATCTTGTCGGCGGATTTTGCTCGCCTTGGCGAAGAAGTCGATGCGGTACTGGCCGCCGGCGCCGATGTGATTCATTTTGATGTGATGGATAACCACTACGTGCCTAACCTGACCTTCGGGCCCCAGGTATGTCAGTCTCTCAGAGACTATGGGATCACCGCTGATATCGACGTCCACCTGATGGTCAAGCCCGTTGACAGTCTCATTCAGATGTTTGCCGAAGCGGGCGCTTCCATGATCAGTTTTCATCCTGAAGCATCGGAGCACGTGGACCGCTCTATTCAGCTTATCCAGAGTCATGGCTGCAAAGCCGGGTTGGTGCTGAACCCGGCAACACCGCTAACGTATTTGGATTACACCTTAGACAAACTGGATTATGTGCTGGTGATGTCAGTGAATCCCGGTTTTGGTGGGCAACAGTTTATTCCTTCTACCCTGGACAAGTTAAAACAGGTCCGGCAACGCATTGAGGCCAGTGGCCGGGATATTCGGTTGGAAGTCGACGGCGGCATTAAAGTGGACAATATTCGCGCCGCCGCCGAAGCGGGGGCCGATATGTTTGTGGCCGGCTCGGCCATCTTCAATCAAACCGATTATGCGCAGGTGATCAGCCAGATGCGTACCGAGTTAAACAAAACAAGCCTTTGTTAA
- a CDS encoding 3-hydroxyanthranilate 3,4-dioxygenase codes for MNSLKAFNFQKWLEDNAEKLKPPVNNALIWEDADMMCTVVGGPNERYDYHVDPVEEFFYQFKGNAYLNIMGEDGPYKLELKEGDVFLLPPYIPHSPQRPEADSLCLVIEPKRPKGKKDAFRWYCLECNHLLHEVEVELQSIVDDLPPLFKAFQQDETVRTCDACGALHPGK; via the coding sequence ATGAACTCGTTAAAAGCTTTTAACTTTCAAAAGTGGTTGGAAGATAACGCTGAAAAACTCAAACCGCCGGTTAATAACGCCCTGATCTGGGAAGATGCCGATATGATGTGCACTGTGGTAGGCGGGCCGAATGAACGGTATGACTATCACGTCGATCCAGTCGAAGAGTTTTTCTACCAATTTAAAGGGAATGCTTACCTTAATATTATGGGCGAAGATGGCCCCTACAAGCTGGAACTCAAGGAGGGAGATGTTTTCCTATTACCCCCTTATATCCCTCACTCCCCTCAGCGTCCAGAGGCAGACAGCCTTTGTCTGGTCATTGAGCCTAAGCGCCCTAAAGGGAAAAAAGATGCCTTTCGCTGGTATTGCTTAGAGTGTAACCACCTGTTGCATGAAGTGGAGGTGGAGTTGCAGTCCATCGTTGATGATTTGCCACCTTTGTTTAAGGCATTCCAGCAAGACGAAACGGTACGTACTTGCGATGCCTGTGGTGCATTGCATCCAGGGAAGTAG
- a CDS encoding DUF2970 domain-containing protein, with protein MIHSNPSWWQVFKSVAASAFGVQTEANRQQDFRSRSFWPYLITGVVFVTAFVLVLVFVVKLILAGS; from the coding sequence ATGATTCATTCCAACCCTTCCTGGTGGCAAGTCTTTAAGAGTGTTGCTGCCAGTGCCTTTGGGGTTCAGACTGAGGCCAATCGTCAACAGGATTTCCGTAGCCGTTCGTTTTGGCCCTACTTAATCACTGGGGTTGTCTTTGTCACAGCGTTCGTATTAGTACTGGTGTTTGTGGTTAAGTTGATCCTGGCCGGCTCATAA
- a CDS encoding TorF family putative porin, with product MSKLKTSLIATSLSAILVAPAALAEVSANFGVTSNYLWRGVTQSADNPSVSGGLDYSNDSGFYAGTWIGSVDFGGEFEGAESDFYLGYAGELDNGFGYDVGYTYYAYTDLDDSNFGELYFNGSFNAFSFGLAYTPNSDLPDDSPFGQGDLYYHVGYGVDLADDYGLGLTYGYYAFDEDETLYGDNDYGHIQVDITKGDFMFTVSKADDESGDDDLKLVVSWGTTF from the coding sequence ATGTCAAAATTAAAAACCAGTCTTATTGCAACCAGCTTAAGCGCAATCCTCGTTGCACCAGCGGCACTAGCTGAAGTCAGTGCTAACTTTGGTGTTACCAGTAATTATCTCTGGCGTGGGGTGACGCAGAGCGCCGATAACCCATCGGTTTCTGGAGGCTTGGATTACAGCAACGACAGCGGCTTCTATGCCGGAACCTGGATCGGTTCAGTGGATTTTGGCGGGGAATTTGAAGGTGCCGAATCGGATTTCTATCTTGGCTACGCGGGTGAGCTGGATAATGGTTTCGGCTACGATGTGGGCTACACCTACTATGCGTACACCGATTTAGACGACTCTAACTTTGGTGAACTGTATTTCAATGGTTCATTCAATGCCTTTAGTTTTGGCCTGGCCTACACACCCAATAGCGATCTGCCCGACGACTCACCCTTTGGTCAGGGCGATCTCTATTACCATGTCGGCTATGGTGTGGATTTGGCCGATGATTACGGTCTGGGCCTAACCTATGGCTACTACGCCTTCGATGAGGACGAAACCCTGTATGGCGATAACGATTATGGTCACATTCAGGTAGACATCACTAAAGGCGACTTTATGTTTACCGTTTCTAAGGCCGATGACGAGTCTGGTGACGATGATCTGAAGCTGGTCGTCAGTTGGGGTACCACTTTCTAA